Proteins found in one Kwoniella shivajii chromosome 4, complete sequence genomic segment:
- a CDS encoding 1,4-alpha-glucan-branching enzyme produces MTQIPTDGTGVVLSDPWLEPFSASIRKRYAAFKKQRDNIDQHEGGLAHFSEGYKTMGLQVDETGGVRYKEWAPNATQARLIGEFNNWSHTANPMTKSAFGVWECYVPPKSSGVCAIPHDSMIKISMTLPSGESIDRIPVWISRVTQDLNISPLYDGRFWNPPKEQIYNFKHGHSTRPSEGLKIYEAHVGISSPNMRVTTYQEFETDVLPRIKKLGYNCIQMMAIMEHAYYASFGYQVSNFFAASSRYGTPEELKSLIDKAHEMGLTVLLDVVHSHASKNIVDGINEFDGSDHLYFHGGVKGKHELWDSRLFNYGHHEVLRFLLSNLRYWMDVYMFDGFRFDGVTSMMYTHHGIGTGFSGGYHEYFGESVDTEAMVYLMLANQMLHDVYPHAITIAEDVSGMPTLGRPVYEGGVGFDYRLSMAVPDMWIKMLKDSTDAEWEMGNVVHTLTNRRHLEKSVAYAESHDQALVGDKTLAFWLMDKEMYTNMSDLSPMNAIVDRGLALHKMIRFIVHTLGGEAYLNFEGNEFGHPEWMDFPREGNGNSFAHARRQFNLVDDPLLRYRHLNEFDVAMNWLEDKYKWLSAPPAYVSLKHEGDKVIVYERAGLLFIFNFNSTQSFVDYRVGVDVPGEYKVILSSDEKKFGGHERIDLNGRYFTTPMEWNGRNNWLQVYSPARTVLVLGL; encoded by the exons ATGACTCAAATCCCAACAGACG GAACTGGTGTCGTGCTTTCCGACCCTTG GCTCGAGCCATTCTCTGCCTCGATCCGAAAACGATACGCTGCCTTCAAAAAACAGCGAGACAATATTGACCAACATGAAGGTGGTCTCGCTCACTTCTCCGAAGGCTACAAGACGATGGGTCTTCAAGTCGACGAGACTGGCGGTGTGAGGTACAAAGAATGGGCTCCCAACGCAACTCAAGCTCGTCTGATTGGAGAATTCA ACAACTGGTCTCACACCGCCAATCCAATGACGAAATCCGCTTTCGGAGTTTGGGAATGCTACGTCCCTCCCAAGTCCTCCGGCGTATGTGCAATCCCCCACGACTCGATGATCAAAATATCCATGACCCTTCCTTCCGGCGAATCAATCGATCGCATCCCGGTCTGGATATCCCGTGTAACCCAAGACCTCAACATTTCTCCCCTCTACGATGGTCGATTCTGGAATCCGCCCAAAGAGCAAATATACAACTTCAAGCACGGACATTCCACGCGACCATCAGAAGGTCTGAAGATCTACGAAGCTCACG TCGGTATCTCAAGCCCGAACATGCGCGTCACCACGTACCAAGAGTTCGAAACCGATGTCCTGCCGAGAATCAAGAAGCTTGGTTATAATTGTATCCAAAT GATGGCTATAATGGAGCATGCGTACTATGCCT CTTTCGGATACCAAGTCTCAAACTTCTTCGCTGCGTCGTCTCGTTACG GCACTCCCGAGGAATTAAAATCGCTCATCGACAAAGCACACGAAATGGGACTGACCGTACTCCTTGATGTCGTACACTCGCACGCGAGCAAGAACATTGTTGATGG AATCAACGAATTTGACGGCTCTGACCACCTCTACTTCCACGGAGGTGTAAAAGGCAAGCACGAGCTGTGGGATTCTCGATTATTCAACTATGGCCATCACGAAGTACTGCGATTCCTCCTCTCCAATCTCAGGTATTGGATGGATGTGTACATGTTTGACGGCTTCCGATTCGACGGTGTCACCAGCATGATGTACACACACCACGGTATCGGCACGGGATTTTCTG GCGGGTACCATGAATACTTTGGCGAGTCAGTCGACACCGAGGCGATGGTATACCTCATGCTT GCGAACCAAATGCTGCACGACGTGTACCCTCATGCCATCACCATCGCGGAAGACGTTTCCGGAATGCCAACACTCGGTCGACCAGTGTACGAAGGAGGTGTGGGCTTTGATTACCGATTGTCCATGGCCGTGCCCGACATGTGGATAAAAATGCTCAAAGACTCCACTGACGCTGAGTGGGAGATGGGAAATGTCGTCCACACCCTCACCAACCGTAGACACCTCGAAAAAAGCGTCGCCTACGCTGAAAGTCACGATCAAGCACTTGTCGGAGACAAAACCTTGGCGTTTTGGCTCATGGACAAAGAAATGT ATACAAACATGTCCGACCTCTCGCCCATGAACGCAATCGTCGATCGAGGTCTTGCTCTTCATAAAATGATCAG GTTCATCGTCCACACTCTCGGCGGAGAAGCGTATCTCAATTTCGAAGGCAACGAGTTTGGACATCCAGA ATGGATGGACTTTCCCCGTGAAGGTAATGGCAACTCCTTTGCCCACGCCCGACGTCAGTTCAACCTCGTCGACGACCCCCTTTTACGATACCGACATTTGAACGAATTCGACGTGGCGATGAATTGGTTGGAAGACAAATACAAGTGGTTGAGCGCTCCTCCG GCATACGTGTCATTAAAACACGAAGGTGACAAGGTCATCGTGTACGAGCGAGCGGGTCtattgttcatcttcaact TCAACTCGACGCAATCGTTTGTCGACTATCGTGTCGGCGTCGACGTGCCCGGCGAATACAAGGTCATCTTATCCAGCGACGAAAAGAAGTTTGGAGGACACGAACGCATTGATCTTAACGGGAGGTATTTCACCACCCCAATGGAATGGAACGGACGTAACAATTGGCTCCAGGTGTACAGTCCCGCGAGGACCGTCCTAGTGCTCGGTTTGTAG
- a CDS encoding diphthamide biosynthesis protein 3: protein MPNYYDELEIEDFAWDPIARVFHYPCPCGDRFEISKDQLREGEEIAICPSCSLIVRLDWEDYVTSDEEDEVDTPDTEESPVETPGEAKAEEAGLGVGHKKAEK from the exons ATGCCAAATTACTACGATGAGCTGGAGATTGAAGATTTTGCTTGGGATCCAATAGCTCGGGTTTTTCATTACCCCTGCCCTTGCGGCGATAGATTCGAGATATCAAAAGATCAGTTgagggaaggggaagagatTGCAATCTGCCCGAGTTGCAGTCTCATTGTCAGG TTGGACTGGGAGGACTATGTGacatctgatgaagaggatgaggtggACACACCGGATACGGAAGAGTCACCTGTTGAAACGCCTGGAGAGGCAAAGGCGGAAGAAGCAGGCCTGGGTGTGGGACATAAGAAAGCAGAAAAGTAA